CGCAAAGGAATGACGTCCCACGGGGCAGCCATTATTTAGTAATTAATCCTGATGGGCCGACTGGTCCGGGAGGAAAAGATGAGTTTCAGGATACTCCGTTACATTTTTGCCCACAGAAAAGTCGTCGTATGGAGCATTATCATACCGGCCTTTCTGGCGCTGCTCTTTGTTGTCATTGCCGACTCGAAATTCAGGTCCGAGACTCTCCTGATGCCTCCGATGGAGGAGGGAAGCGAGGGATTGATCGCGGCATATATGGCTTCGATGAACCTGCCATCGATGGTAGTACCGATGACAGGAGGTTCGATGACAGCCGCGATCCTCGTAGATATACTCGAAACCAGGGCAATAGCCGAGGCAGTGATAACCGGGCAGGGCCTGATGGAGTGGTACAAGTCCGATTCAATGTACGAGGCCATCCAGGAACTTCGAGCCAAAACATCCATAACCGCGTCTGCGACCGGGATGATCAAGCTTTCAGTGATCGATGTGGAACCGAAGAAAGCGGCGGATATACTGAATTCCTACATTACAAATCTGGATTCGCTGAACAGGCAACTGCAGTATACCAGGGCTGGAAACACAATGGAATTTATCGGCCGACAGATCGAGGAATACAGGGAAAGACTGGCCGGATCGAGAAGGCAGATCGCCGATTTTCAATCCGAAAACGGGATTGTGGACTTCGACGAACAGATCAGGGGAACGATCGATGTGGCGGCAGCATTGAAGGTTCGGGCCGTTATAGCGGAGATCGAGCTTGATATGCTCAGAGAATTTTCCACTGAGAACGCTTCAGCCCTGAAGAGAAGCGAGATGGAGCTGGAAAGTCTGACCGGCCAGCTCGAAAAGATCATGCGTTCCGATTCATCTTCGTCCGTATTCATACCATTGTCCTCTATGCCTGAATTGTACCAGCAATACGCTGCTTACAACAGAGATCTTGAAGTGAACGAACGGGTATATTCGTTTCTTCTTCAGAGATACGAGGAGACCGGGATCGAACGTGCACGCACGACTCCCTCGGTGCAGGTCGTGGATAAACCTTCTATTCCCGTAAAGAGAGCGGGAATCCCCCGCTGGGGTATCGTCATGATAGCGGGTGGTGTGGGATTGATCTGGTCCTGCCTTTTTCTGGCCTGGTGGGCCTGGATCAGCGGCAAGGGCAGGGAGAAGGAAGAGGAAGAGGCTTTTCAGGACCTTCTCGAGCTGTTCCGTAAAGATACACTGGCTCTCAAGAAGAGACTCAGGTTGTGAGTGTCCACTTAACGGTTCATGAGGCGTTCTGTTTTTTCGGCGATCAGGGGCAGGACCTCTCCTGACCTACCCTCGATGAAAAGATCCGACCAGTGAGTCACGGCAGATTCCCCGATATTAACTTCTATTACAAAGGCTCCGGCACTTGAGGCGATCTGGGGAAGGCTGGATGCTGGCTGGACGAGGCCCGATGTGCCAACGATCATGAATACATCGCATCTGGCTGATTCGTTGAATGCGGTTTCCAACTCATTTTGAGGGAGTGGCTCACCGAACCAGACGACGTCGGGACGGATCATGGACCCGCAATGGCATACCGGCGGATCGTCGCCCCATTCAGGATCGAACTCGGCCGGATGGGAATGTTCCAGACACCTGTATCTCTCAATATTCCCATGAAGTTCGACGACCTGTCTGCTGCCCGCTCTGCGATGGAGATTGTCCACATTCTGGGTGATCAGAAGTGTCCAGGGCAGGATCTCTTCCAGTCTGGCAAGGGCATGATGCCCCGGATTAGGATCGTGTTCCCGAGCGGTGAGCAGTCTTTCCCTGTACC
The window above is part of the Candidatus Latescibacterota bacterium genome. Proteins encoded here:
- a CDS encoding NAD-dependent deacylase, which encodes MDKNGFKDEETGEAASRIAASSRLVVSTGAGISRESGIPTFREADGLWNDYRPEQLATREGFLSDPGLVWKWYRERLLTAREHDPNPGHHALARLEEILPWTLLITQNVDNLHRRAGSRQVVELHGNIERYRCLEHSHPAEFDPEWGDDPPVCHCGSMIRPDVVWFGEPLPQNELETAFNESARCDVFMIVGTSGLVQPASSLPQIASSAGAFVIEVNIGESAVTHWSDLFIEGRSGEVLPLIAEKTERLMNR